One region of Salvelinus namaycush isolate Seneca chromosome 3, SaNama_1.0, whole genome shotgun sequence genomic DNA includes:
- the LOC120043712 gene encoding zinc finger protein 2 homolog, translated as MYNTSCGHQDRASPSPSNLPESPGHNSPGSAFLLSLKRVSVRLVDCRKTPWQSGTVREGHEEGDGDLISSRETPYRCSLSGRGLSSGEPQQHHVAEETEKSVSRSEHLKKYQQGRTGKKHHYCCSDCGKSFTSQSGFIIHCDQCGKSFAASNTFKSNDRASPSPSNLPESPGHNSPGSALLLNLKRESVRLVDCRKTPGQSGTVREGHEEGDGDLISSRDTHRCSLSGRGLSSGEPQQHHVADETEKSVSRSEHLKNHQQGRTGKKHHHCCSDCGKSFTSQSGFIIHCDQCGKSFAASNTFKSNVRIHEGEKPYLCLDCGKSFVSAGALTIHQRVHTGEKPYSCDQCGKSFNQSCNLTTHQRTHTGEKPYSCDQCGKSFKNSGHLTTHQQIHTGEKPYSCGQCGKSFARSEKLTIHQRIHTGEKPYSCGQCGKSFALSEHLTIHQRVHTGEKPYSCGQCGKSFTVVSSLTVHQRTHTGEKPYSCDQCGKSFAVSEKLTIHQRIHTGEKPYSCDQCGKSFARSEKLTRHQRIHTGEKPYSCGQCGKSFAQSDNLNSHQRTHTGEKPYSCDQCGKSFALASTLTAHHRTHTGEKPFSCYQCGMSFALASTLTAHHRTHTGEKPYSCDQCGKSFASGSTLTRHRRTHTGEKPYSCDQCGKSFNQSGTLKSHKLTHAGEKEALFL; from the exons ATGTACAATACTTCCTGTGGTCACCAGGACAGAGCTAGCCCGTCCCCCTCCAACCTGCCGGAGTCCCCTGGTCACaactctcccggtagcgccttcCTGCTGAGTCTGAAGAGGGTGTCTGTGCGGCTGGTCgactgcaggaaaacaccatggcagagtggaactgtgagagaaggacacgaggagggagatggagatttGATTTCATCAA GGGAAACACCGTACCGTTGTTCTCTCAGTGGGAGGGGCTTAtcatctggggagcctcaacaacatcatgttgctgaggagacagagaagagtgtctccagatcagaacatctCAAGAAATACCAGCAGGGACGTACAGGGAAGAAACATCactactgctgctctgactgtgggaagagtttcacaaGCCAGAGTGGCTTCATTATtcactgtgatcagtgtgggaagagttttgctgcatctaacACCTTCAAATCTAAT GACAGAGCTAGTCCGTCCCCCTCCAACCTGCCAGAGTCCCCTGGTCACAACTCTCCtggtagcgccttactgctgaATCTGAAGAGGGAGTCTGTGCGGCTGGTCGACTGCAGGAAGACACCAGGgcagagtggaactgtgagagaaggacacgaggagggagatggagatttGATTTCATCAA GGGACACACACCGTTGTTCTCTCAGCGGAAGGGGCTTAtcatctggggagcctcaacaacatcatgttGCTGACGAGACAGAGAAGAgtgtctccagatcagaacatctCAAGAACCACCAGCAGGGACGTACAGGGAAGAAACATcaccactgctgctctgactgtgggaagagtttcacaaGCCAGAGTGGCTTCATTATtcactgtgatcagtgtgggaagagttttgctgcatctaacACCTTCAAATCTAATGTAAGAATTCATgaaggggagaagccttacctctGTCTTGATTGTGGGAAAAGCTTTGTTAGTGCAGGAGCCTTAACCATACACCAGCgtgtacacactggagagaagccttatagctgtgatcagtgtggaaaGAGCTTCAATCAGTCATGCaacctgactacacaccagcgaacacacactggcgagaagccttatagctgtgatcagtgtggaaaGAGCTTCAAAAATTCAGGCcacctgactacacaccagcaaatacacacaggagagaagccttatagctgtggtcagtgtgggaagagctttgctcgATCAGAAAAACTAACTATACACCAGCGAATCcatactggagagaagccttatagctgtggtcagtgtGGAAAGAGCTTTGCTTTATCAGAACACCTAACCATACACCAGcgtgtacacacaggagagaagccttatagctgtggtcagtgtgggaagagctttactGTAGTTTCCTCCCTGACTgtacaccagcgaacacacactggagagaagccttatagctgtgatcagtgtgggaagagctttgctgtaTCAGAAAAACTAACTATACaccagcgaatacacacaggagagaagccttatagctgtgatcagtgcgGGAAGAGCTTTGCTCGATCAGAAAAACTAACTAGACACCAGcgcatacacactggagagaagccttatagctgtggtcagtgtGGAAAGAGCTTTGCTCAATCAGATAACCTGAATtcacaccagcgaacacacactggagagaagccttatagctgtgatcagtgtggaaaGAGCTTTGCTCTAGCTTCCACCCTGACTGCACACCaccgaacacacactggagagaagccttttaGCTGTTATCAGTGTGGGATGAGCTTTGCTCTAGCTTCCACCCTGACTGCACACCaccgaacacacactggagagaagccttatagctgtgatcagtgtgggaagagctttgcttcAGGTTCCACCCTGACTAGACACcggcgaacacacactggagagaaaccttatagctgtgatcagtgtgggaagagctttaatCAGTCAGGGACCCTGAAATCACACAAGCTAACACACGCTGGAGAGAAAGAAGCCTTATtcctgtga
- the LOC120044738 gene encoding zinc finger protein 501-like, whose translation MKSGLLLLTESWCHSITAFIGSYSLISGEDSWTIRRSDSDRASPSASNLPESPGHNSPGSALLLDLKRVSVRLVDCRKTPGQSGTVREGHEEGDGELISSMETPYRCSLSGRGLSSGEPQQHPVADETEKSLSRSEHLKNHQQGRTGKKHHHCCSDCGKSFTSQSGFIIHCDQCGKSFAASNTFKSNVRIHTGEKPYLCLDCGKSFVSARVLTIHQRVHTGEKPYSCDQCGKSFAVASTLTLHQRTHTGEKPYSCGQCGKSFAVSDRLTRHQRIHTGEKPYSCGQCGKSFAVSDRLTRHQRIHTGEKPYSCDQCGKSFAVASNLTTHQRTHTGEKPYSCDQCGKSFAQSDKLNSHQRTHTREKPYSCDQCGKSFAQASTLTAHQRTHTGEKPYICGQCGKSFNRSGTLKSHKLTHAGEKEALFL comes from the exons ATGAAGTCTGGCCTCCTGCTCCTGACAGAGTCCTGGTGCCACAGCATCACAGCTTTTATCGGATCATACTCCCTGATCTCTGGAGAGGACAGCTGGACCAtaaggagatctgacagt GACAGAGCTAGTCCGTCCGCCTCCAACCTGCCGGAGTCCCCTGGTCACaactctcccggtagcgccttactgctggaTCTGAAGAGGGTGTCTGTGCGGCTGGTCGACTGCAGGAAAACACCAGGgcagagtggaactgtgagagaaggacacgaggagggagatggagaattGATTTCATCAA TGGAAACCCCGTACCGTTGTTCTCTCAGTGGGAGGGGCTTAtcatctggggagcctcaacaacatcctgttgCTGACGagacagagaagagtctctccagatcagaacatctCAAGAACCACCAGCAGGGACGTACAGGGAAGAAACATcaccactgctgctctgactgtgggaagagtttcacaaGCCAGAGTGGCTTCATTATtcactgtgatcagtgtgggaagagttttgctgcatctaacACCTTCAAATCTAATGTAAGAattcatacaggggagaagccttacctctGTCTTGATTGTGGGAAAAGCTTTGTTAGTGCAAGAGTCCTAACCATACACCAGCgtgtacacactggagagaagccttatagctgtgatcagtgtgggaagagctttgctgtaGCTTCCACCTTGACTttacaccagcgaacacacactggagagaaaccttatagctgtggtcagtgtgggaagagctttgctgtaTCAGATAGACTAACTAGACaccagcgaatacacacaggagagaagccttatagctgtggtcagtgtgggaagagctttgctgtaTCAGATAGACTAACTAGACaccagcgaatacacacaggagagaagccttatagctgtgatcagtgtgggaagagctttgctgtaGCTTCCaacctgactacacaccagcgaacacacactggagagaagccttatagctgtgatcagtgtgggaagagctttgctcaATCAGATAAACTGAATtcacaccagcgaacacacactagagagaagccttatagctgtgatcagtgtgggaagagctttgctcaAGCTTCCACCCTGACTgcacaccagcgaacacacactggagagaagccttatatctgtggtcagtgtgggaagagctttaatCGGTCAGGGACCCTGAAATCACACAAGCTAACACACGCTGGTGAGAAAGAAGCCTTATtcctgtga